A window of the Microvirga terrae genome harbors these coding sequences:
- a CDS encoding YggT family protein — MRALLNVILLALQLYTYLIVASAILSWLVAFNVVNTRNDFVRSIGNFLDAVTEPVLRPIRSILPNLGGVDISPIILILLIIFIQNLIVDYLMPIAF; from the coding sequence ATGCGCGCCCTTCTCAACGTCATTCTGCTGGCCCTGCAGCTCTATACCTATCTCATCGTCGCCTCGGCGATCCTGAGCTGGCTGGTCGCCTTCAACGTGGTCAATACCCGCAACGATTTCGTCCGCTCGATCGGGAACTTCCTGGATGCGGTGACCGAGCCGGTCCTGCGCCCGATCCGGAGCATCCTGCCCAATCTGGGCGGGGTCGACATCTCGCCCATCATCCTGATCCTGCTGATCATCTTCATCCAGAACCTGATCGTCGACTACCTGATGCCGATCGCCTTCTAA
- a CDS encoding DUF167 family protein, which translates to MAWSLRPGGLEVRVRVTPRGGRDVLDGLESLADGRTVLKVRVRAVPEDGAANEGVRRLLAKAVRVPASAVSLEAGATARLKTFHIAGEGEKLSAALAALTGWDIP; encoded by the coding sequence TTGGCCTGGAGCCTCCGCCCTGGCGGCCTGGAGGTCCGGGTCCGCGTGACGCCCCGGGGCGGGCGGGATGTGCTCGACGGGCTCGAGAGCTTGGCGGACGGCCGGACGGTGCTGAAGGTCCGGGTCAGGGCGGTGCCTGAGGACGGGGCCGCGAATGAGGGTGTCCGGCGCCTCCTCGCCAAGGCGGTCAGGGTTCCCGCCTCGGCGGTGAGCCTGGAAGCGGGCGCCACCGCGCGGCTGAAGACGTTTCACATTGCGGGCGAGGGGGAGAAGCTTTCCGCCGCGCTCGCCGCATTGACAGGATGGGACATCCCATGA
- the folD gene encoding bifunctional methylenetetrahydrofolate dehydrogenase/methenyltetrahydrofolate cyclohydrolase FolD → MSATIIDGKAYAEGLRGRIAGAVSDLADQGFTPGLAVVIVGEDPASQLYVKNKARQTVEVGMRSFEHRLPASTGEAELLDLVARLNADPAVDGILVQLPLPRQIDAQKVIEAIDPAKDVDGFHPINAGRLMTGVPGLVSCTPLGCLLLAQSVRRDLSGLDAVVVGRSNIVGKPMAQLLITQSCTVTVAHSKTRDLADVCRGADLLVAAVGRPEMVRGDWIKPGAIVIDVGINRVPNPAAGEGKTKVVGDVAYAEAAGVASAITPVPGGVGPMTIACLLRNTLEAACLRRGLAMPAVDFAA, encoded by the coding sequence ATGAGCGCCACGATCATCGACGGAAAAGCCTATGCCGAGGGATTGCGCGGCCGCATCGCCGGGGCCGTCAGTGATCTGGCCGACCAGGGCTTCACCCCCGGGCTCGCCGTGGTGATCGTCGGCGAGGATCCGGCGAGCCAGCTCTACGTGAAGAACAAGGCGCGCCAGACCGTCGAGGTGGGCATGCGCTCCTTCGAGCACAGGCTGCCGGCTTCCACCGGCGAGGCGGAGCTTCTCGACCTCGTCGCCCGGCTCAATGCCGATCCGGCCGTGGACGGCATTCTGGTGCAGTTGCCGCTGCCCCGGCAAATCGACGCCCAGAAGGTGATCGAAGCCATCGATCCGGCCAAGGACGTGGATGGCTTCCATCCGATCAATGCTGGCCGGCTGATGACCGGCGTGCCGGGCCTGGTCTCCTGCACGCCGCTCGGGTGCCTGCTGCTGGCGCAGTCGGTGCGGCGGGATCTGTCGGGGCTCGATGCCGTGGTGGTCGGGCGCTCCAACATCGTCGGCAAGCCCATGGCGCAGCTGCTCATCACCCAGAGCTGCACGGTGACGGTGGCCCATTCGAAGACCCGCGACCTGGCCGATGTGTGCCGCGGCGCGGATCTCCTCGTGGCGGCCGTGGGGCGGCCCGAGATGGTGCGCGGCGACTGGATCAAGCCCGGCGCCATCGTGATCGACGTGGGCATCAACCGAGTGCCGAACCCGGCCGCCGGCGAGGGCAAGACCAAGGTGGTCGGCGACGTGGCTTATGCGGAGGCCGCCGGGGTCGCGTCCGCCATCACGCCGGTGCCCGGCGGCGTCGGCCCCATGACCATCGCGTGCCTGCTGCGCAACACGCTCGAGGCCGCCTGCCTGCGGCGCGGCCTCGCCATGCCGGCGGTGGATTTCGCTGCCTAA